From one Jatrophihabitans sp. genomic stretch:
- a CDS encoding hemolysin family protein, translating into MTALLLLAALGLLLGNAFFVAAEFAAVSVRRAQIEPLAATSRRARRVLAAQQRLSLLLAGAQLGITLCSLGLGAVAEPAVAALFEDLFHTLGVPDGLTHPLAFAIALVIVVLSHMVIGEMVPKNIALAASERAALLLVPALDSFVAATGPVLRGLNAFANRCLRLCGIEPQDELKSAYTHEELADILAESRDEGYIDAAEHQRLSSALHLAERTAADATIPHAELVTITTATTTGELEALTAATGYSRFPVRDHSDHGALLGFVHIKDVLTGAHDPSRPWPVHKLHRMPPIPADSPLPDVITALRRARSHLGHVTDGATSLGVLALEDVVEEFVGEISDASHTGP; encoded by the coding sequence ATGACCGCCCTGCTGCTGCTGGCGGCGCTCGGCCTGCTGCTGGGTAACGCGTTCTTCGTCGCCGCCGAGTTCGCCGCTGTCAGCGTCCGGCGCGCCCAGATCGAGCCGCTGGCCGCCACCAGTCGGCGCGCCAGACGGGTGCTGGCCGCCCAGCAGCGCCTGTCACTGCTGCTTGCCGGCGCGCAACTGGGCATCACGCTGTGCTCGCTCGGCCTGGGGGCTGTCGCCGAGCCGGCGGTCGCCGCGCTCTTCGAAGACCTCTTCCACACCCTGGGTGTCCCGGACGGCCTCACCCATCCGCTGGCGTTCGCGATCGCGCTGGTCATCGTGGTCCTGTCGCACATGGTCATCGGAGAGATGGTGCCCAAGAACATCGCGCTGGCGGCGTCCGAACGCGCCGCGCTGCTGCTGGTCCCGGCCCTGGACAGCTTCGTCGCCGCGACCGGGCCCGTTCTCCGCGGCCTCAACGCCTTCGCGAACAGGTGCCTGCGACTCTGTGGGATCGAACCCCAGGACGAGCTGAAAAGCGCCTACACCCACGAGGAACTCGCCGACATCCTCGCCGAATCCCGCGACGAGGGCTACATCGACGCCGCCGAGCACCAACGCCTTTCCAGCGCCCTGCACCTGGCCGAGCGGACGGCGGCCGACGCCACCATCCCGCACGCTGAGCTGGTCACCATCACGACTGCCACCACCACGGGCGAGCTGGAAGCACTCACCGCCGCCACCGGTTATTCCCGCTTTCCGGTTCGCGACCACAGCGACCACGGCGCGCTGCTCGGCTTCGTCCACATCAAGGACGTCCTCACCGGAGCGCATGACCCCAGCCGACCGTGGCCGGTCCACAAGTTGCACCGCATGCCGCCGATTCCCGCCGACAGCCCGTTGCCGGACGTCATCACCGCTCTGCGCCGCGCCCGCAGCCATCTCGGACACGTCACCGACGGCGCCACCAGCCTGGGAGTGCTGGCGCTGGAGGACGTCGTGGAGGAGTTCGTCGGCGAGATCTCCGACGCCTCACACACCGGCCCCTAG
- a CDS encoding M20/M25/M40 family metallo-hydrolase yields the protein MNPDREVVDLLAELSAIDSANPSLLPGAAGEGKVAQRVADWATNAGLGVEVLEGTPGRPSVLVRSRPAGEGKGRSLMLCGHLDTVPPGDMADPWEARIDGDRIYGRGVYDMKAGLVAALIACRDAAAAGVAGEVIVAAVADEEHASLGVQEILAAGIRADGAIVTEPTELVVATAHRGFVWTEIEVVGKAAHGSRPHLGVDAILKTGPILVALEELNQRLRGTAHPSLGPGTLHGSLISGGVGESTIPPSCLLTIERRTLPGETLADVEADIESLLAGCRAADAGLEVSARTTLAREPFEVTAGSDIERTVVAAAERTLGRPVPIGGVSYWADAAFLAAAGIPTVLFGPSGDGAHAAVEWTDLPSTVACARALTATAIQFCR from the coding sequence GTGAATCCTGATCGCGAGGTGGTGGACCTGCTGGCTGAGCTGTCAGCGATCGACTCGGCCAACCCGTCGCTGCTGCCGGGCGCAGCGGGCGAGGGCAAGGTCGCCCAGCGCGTCGCTGACTGGGCGACGAACGCCGGCCTCGGTGTCGAGGTGCTCGAAGGCACGCCGGGACGTCCGAGTGTGTTGGTGCGCAGCCGGCCGGCCGGCGAGGGCAAGGGCCGGTCATTGATGCTGTGCGGGCACCTGGACACCGTCCCGCCGGGTGACATGGCTGATCCCTGGGAGGCGCGGATCGACGGCGACCGGATCTATGGCCGCGGCGTCTATGACATGAAGGCCGGCCTGGTCGCCGCGCTGATCGCCTGCCGGGACGCCGCCGCCGCCGGGGTCGCCGGTGAGGTCATCGTCGCCGCGGTGGCCGATGAGGAGCATGCCAGCCTCGGTGTCCAGGAGATCCTGGCGGCCGGGATCCGGGCCGATGGCGCCATCGTGACCGAACCCACCGAACTGGTGGTCGCCACCGCCCACCGCGGGTTCGTGTGGACCGAGATCGAGGTGGTCGGCAAGGCTGCTCACGGTTCGCGCCCGCATCTGGGTGTCGACGCCATCCTCAAGACCGGCCCGATCCTGGTGGCGCTGGAGGAGCTCAACCAGCGGCTGCGGGGGACTGCCCATCCGAGCCTGGGCCCGGGCACCCTGCACGGCTCACTGATCAGCGGCGGGGTGGGGGAGTCCACCATCCCGCCGTCCTGCCTGCTGACCATCGAGCGCCGCACGTTGCCCGGCGAGACGCTGGCCGACGTCGAAGCCGACATCGAGAGCCTGCTCGCCGGCTGCCGTGCCGCCGATGCCGGCCTCGAGGTCAGCGCTCGCACCACTCTGGCGCGCGAGCCGTTCGAGGTCACCGCCGGCAGCGACATCGAGCGGACGGTGGTCGCGGCGGCCGAGCGGACCCTGGGCCGGCCGGTGCCGATCGGCGGTGTCAGCTACTGGGCCGACGCGGCGTTTCTCGCCGCGGCGGGCATCCCCACCGTGCTGTTCGGCCCCAGCGGCGACGGCGCGCACGCCGCCGTCGAGTGGACCGACCTGCCCAGCACCGTGGCCTGCGCTCGCGCGCTCACCGCCACCGCGATCCAGTTCTGCCGCTGA
- a CDS encoding methyltransferase, which yields MTHLDEAAAPLWAMAHLGTPMAVRVAATLRIADHIAAGLRSAAELAAATGADPDAVERLLRYLAVRGVFSLDEAGSYTLTPLGEPLRSDHPASVRSGLDIEGVGRSELAFVHLLHSIRTGEAAFAQLFGHDFWQDLAADPARREAFTGLMHSMVRSRTSQILSGYDWGSLSRLVDVGGGNGAMLVALLTRYPQLRGTLVDLAENTDDARKALVAAGLADRSEVVPGSFFDPLPAGADGYLLSLILHDWNDKLAGQILRRCAEAAGSSGRVFVVEEVGADNDRPHTGMDLRMLALYGGKERRLAQLSALALDAGLTVAATHPAGAFSIVELRAADQVRAERRDPPEPA from the coding sequence TTGACACACCTCGACGAGGCAGCGGCCCCGCTCTGGGCGATGGCCCATCTCGGCACTCCGATGGCCGTCCGCGTGGCGGCGACGCTGCGCATCGCCGACCACATCGCCGCCGGCCTGCGCAGCGCGGCGGAACTGGCCGCCGCGACCGGCGCCGACCCCGACGCCGTCGAGCGGCTGCTGCGCTACCTTGCCGTCCGGGGCGTGTTCAGCCTGGACGAGGCCGGCAGCTACACGCTGACCCCGCTGGGTGAGCCGCTGCGCAGCGATCATCCGGCCAGCGTGCGATCGGGCCTGGACATCGAGGGCGTCGGGCGTTCGGAACTGGCGTTCGTCCACCTGCTGCACAGCATCCGCACTGGCGAGGCGGCCTTCGCCCAGCTGTTCGGCCATGACTTCTGGCAGGACCTGGCAGCCGATCCGGCCCGCCGCGAGGCCTTCACCGGCTTGATGCACTCGATGGTGCGGTCGCGGACCTCGCAGATCCTCTCCGGCTACGATTGGGGCTCGCTCAGCCGGCTGGTAGACGTCGGCGGCGGCAACGGCGCGATGCTGGTCGCCCTGCTCACCCGCTACCCGCAGCTGCGCGGCACGCTGGTCGATCTGGCCGAGAACACCGACGACGCTCGGAAGGCGCTGGTCGCGGCGGGGCTCGCCGACCGCAGCGAGGTGGTGCCCGGCAGTTTCTTCGACCCGCTGCCGGCCGGCGCTGACGGATACCTGCTGTCGCTGATCCTGCACGACTGGAACGACAAGCTCGCTGGCCAGATCCTGCGGCGCTGCGCCGAGGCGGCCGGGAGTTCCGGCCGGGTGTTCGTGGTGGAGGAGGTCGGCGCGGACAACGACCGGCCGCACACCGGCATGGACCTGCGGATGCTGGCTCTCTACGGCGGCAAGGAACGCCGGCTCGCCCAACTCAGCGCACTGGCCCTGGACGCCGGGCTGACGGTGGCCGCCACGCACCCGGCCGGGGCCTTCTCCATCGTGGAGCTGCGCGCTGCCGATCAGGTTCGGGCGGAGCGGCGCGACCCGCCTGAGCCGGCCTGA
- a CDS encoding DinB family protein gives MAAQYGPHRWSAGDRDISHTDAFRGAEFTVCDLTGTRFRDCDMSQVKIVDSWLVGVSVSGYLENVVVNDVDVTDFVEAELCRRHPERAQLQQLRSAQDFRAMWDTLERLWSEAVARAERLPEQARHERVDDEWSFVETLRHLVFATDAWASRTVLDEPMPYHRLGLTHTAYSDAAELGIDPDARPSYAEVLEVRADRMALVRGIVDGLTDDELQRPCTREPAPGYPEEPRTVGSCLGVVMQEEVEHHRYATRDLAVLEARSTAS, from the coding sequence ATGGCGGCGCAATACGGTCCACACCGGTGGTCGGCCGGTGATCGCGACATCTCCCACACCGACGCGTTCCGGGGCGCGGAGTTCACGGTCTGTGACCTCACCGGCACGCGGTTCCGCGACTGCGACATGAGCCAGGTCAAGATCGTCGACTCGTGGCTGGTCGGCGTCAGCGTGTCCGGCTACCTGGAGAACGTCGTCGTCAACGACGTCGACGTGACCGATTTCGTCGAGGCCGAGCTGTGCCGGCGGCACCCCGAACGCGCGCAGTTGCAGCAGCTGCGCTCGGCCCAGGATTTCCGCGCGATGTGGGACACCCTCGAAAGGCTCTGGTCCGAGGCGGTCGCCCGCGCCGAGCGGCTGCCCGAGCAGGCCCGCCACGAACGGGTCGATGACGAGTGGTCCTTCGTCGAGACGCTGCGCCACCTGGTCTTCGCCACCGACGCCTGGGCCAGCCGTACCGTCCTGGACGAGCCGATGCCCTACCACCGGCTGGGACTGACCCATACCGCCTACTCCGACGCGGCGGAGCTCGGCATCGACCCCGATGCCCGGCCCTCGTACGCGGAGGTGCTGGAGGTGCGCGCCGACCGGATGGCGCTGGTGCGAGGCATCGTCGACGGCCTCACCGACGACGAACTCCAGCGGCCCTGCACGCGCGAGCCCGCGCCCGGTTATCCGGAGGAACCCCGCACGGTGGGCAGCTGCCTGGGCGTGGTGATGCAGGAGGAAGTCGAGCATCACCGCTACGCCACGCGCGACCTGGCGGTCCTGGAGGCCCGCTCGACAGCGAGCTAG
- a CDS encoding cytochrome P450 — MTENLLTAHFLLEGAAERHAAYARLQGDNAVHQVTLPSGSTGWLVTGYQAVRKALVDPRLQGRTGAIGAGRRLPEELELGMNSQMLNRDPPDHTRLRRLISSAFTRRRMEAMRPRVEQITGELLEAMSELDQVDLVQALAIPLPIRVLTELLGVPDEQVNAFHGWTTALTTSALPTRELVAAGTEMLHYTRSLLELKRREPKDDLLSALVAVRDGEDRLTENELTSMVFLLLIAGQETTVNLIANGSLALLTHSNQLERLRADPALIPSAVEELLRYESPVQAAMRYATEDVRIAGVTIPAGSSVIVSLLGANRDPQRFAQADQLDLSRRNNPQVAFGYGIHHCLGAPLARLEGGIAIRSLLARYPDVRLDVPPEKLDWRVSLIMHGLTELPVRLR; from the coding sequence ATGACCGAGAATCTGCTCACCGCCCACTTCTTGCTGGAAGGCGCTGCCGAACGGCACGCCGCGTACGCGCGGCTGCAGGGCGACAACGCGGTGCATCAAGTCACCTTGCCCTCTGGTAGCACCGGCTGGCTGGTGACCGGATATCAAGCGGTTCGCAAGGCACTGGTCGACCCCCGGCTGCAGGGGCGGACCGGCGCCATCGGCGCGGGCAGGCGGTTGCCCGAGGAGCTGGAGCTGGGCATGAACAGCCAGATGCTCAACCGTGACCCTCCGGACCACACCCGGTTGCGCCGCCTCATCTCCTCGGCGTTCACCCGCCGCCGGATGGAGGCGATGCGCCCGCGGGTGGAGCAGATCACCGGCGAGCTGCTCGAGGCGATGTCTGAGCTGGACCAGGTCGACCTGGTCCAGGCGCTGGCAATCCCGCTGCCGATCCGGGTCCTCACCGAGCTGCTCGGGGTGCCCGACGAGCAGGTCAACGCCTTCCATGGCTGGACGACCGCGCTGACGACCAGCGCGCTGCCGACGCGGGAGCTAGTGGCAGCCGGCACCGAGATGCTGCACTACACCCGGTCGCTGCTGGAGCTCAAACGCCGCGAGCCCAAGGATGATCTGCTCTCGGCGCTGGTCGCGGTGCGCGACGGCGAGGACCGGCTGACCGAGAACGAGCTGACATCGATGGTGTTCCTGCTGCTGATCGCCGGCCAGGAGACCACGGTCAACCTGATCGCCAATGGCAGCCTGGCATTGCTCACCCATTCCAATCAACTGGAGCGGCTGCGCGCCGACCCGGCCCTGATCCCCAGCGCGGTCGAGGAGCTCCTGCGGTACGAGAGCCCGGTGCAGGCGGCGATGCGCTACGCCACCGAAGACGTCCGGATCGCCGGAGTGACCATCCCGGCCGGCTCATCGGTCATCGTGTCGCTGCTGGGGGCGAACCGGGACCCGCAGCGTTTTGCCCAGGCAGACCAACTGGACCTGTCCCGCCGGAACAACCCCCAGGTGGCCTTCGGCTACGGGATCCACCACTGCCTCGGCGCCCCGCTCGCCCGGCTGGAGGGCGGCATCGCCATCAGGTCGCTGCTGGCCCGCTATCCGGACGTGCGGTTGGACGTGCCGCCGGAGAAATTGGACTGGCGGGTCAGCCTGATCATGCACGGACTGACGGAGTTGCCGGTGCGGCTGCGGTGA
- a CDS encoding diaminopropionate ammonia-lyase, with protein MSSAADVPHPHWYSRPAARSWRTTPARAALTWAFHSGLPGSAATPLAELPALADELGVGRVFVKDESSRLGLPAFKALGASWAIAQILATRAGLSGPLTLDVLRSAAAVDPVTLITATDGNHGRAVARIAALLGLPAWVFVPREVPGGAVAAIAAEGAEVTEVPDSYDVAVKHAAAAAADHAKAVLVQDTAWAGYEQIPGWVVEGYATLLAETDAQLAEAGAGPLGLIAVPVGVGSLAQAVVTHHRSAASPAPSVLGVEPETAACVLHSLLSGAFSSIATSATVMAGLNCGTPSQLAWPVLQAGLDAAVAVTDAAAEQAVTDLGAYGVSSGPSGASTLAGARAALTGAGADRRRADLGLGADSVAVLLSTEGRDSTRSPASGS; from the coding sequence GTGAGTTCTGCCGCTGACGTGCCGCACCCGCACTGGTACTCCCGCCCGGCCGCCCGGTCCTGGCGCACCACGCCGGCCCGGGCCGCGCTCACCTGGGCGTTTCACTCCGGGCTGCCCGGCTCCGCCGCGACCCCGCTGGCGGAGCTGCCGGCGCTGGCCGATGAGCTCGGCGTCGGCCGGGTGTTCGTCAAGGACGAGTCCTCGCGTCTGGGACTGCCGGCTTTCAAAGCTCTCGGCGCCTCCTGGGCGATCGCCCAGATCCTGGCCACTCGCGCGGGCCTGAGCGGGCCGTTGACCCTGGACGTGCTGCGCTCGGCGGCGGCCGTCGATCCGGTCACCCTGATCACCGCGACGGACGGCAACCACGGCCGGGCGGTCGCCCGGATCGCGGCGCTGCTCGGGCTGCCGGCGTGGGTGTTCGTGCCGCGGGAGGTTCCTGGCGGAGCCGTGGCGGCGATCGCTGCCGAAGGCGCGGAGGTCACCGAGGTGCCGGACAGCTATGACGTCGCCGTCAAGCACGCCGCGGCCGCGGCGGCTGATCACGCCAAAGCGGTGCTGGTGCAGGACACCGCCTGGGCGGGTTATGAGCAGATCCCGGGTTGGGTAGTCGAGGGGTACGCGACGCTGCTCGCCGAGACCGACGCCCAGCTCGCCGAGGCCGGCGCCGGCCCGCTCGGGCTGATCGCGGTTCCGGTCGGGGTGGGGTCGCTGGCCCAGGCGGTGGTCACCCATCACCGCAGCGCGGCATCGCCCGCGCCGTCGGTGCTGGGCGTCGAGCCCGAGACCGCCGCGTGCGTGCTGCACAGCCTGCTCAGCGGCGCTTTCAGCAGCATCGCGACCTCAGCGACGGTGATGGCCGGGCTGAACTGCGGCACCCCGTCACAGCTGGCCTGGCCGGTGCTGCAGGCCGGCCTGGACGCCGCGGTGGCGGTCACCGACGCCGCCGCTGAGCAGGCCGTCACCGACCTCGGCGCCTACGGGGTGTCGTCCGGTCCCAGCGGGGCATCCACCCTCGCCGGCGCCCGGGCCGCACTGACCGGCGCCGGCGCGGACCGACGCCGGGCGGATCTCGGTCTCGGCGCGGACAGCGTCGCGGTGCTGCTCAGCACCGAAGGCCGCGACTCCACCCGCTCCCCGGCGTCCGGTTCGTAG
- a CDS encoding hemolysin family protein has protein sequence MSRTLLPPRDAVVALALSGVACVILLTLGTALFVAAEFSLVAADRAELDLAAKADDRAAQRALAAVRTLSFQLSGAQLGITITTLLVGFLAEPSITTLLRPALSAAGLPEAAADLLGVVVALTLATLLQMVLGELVPKNWAIARPTPVARTVAAPMAVFTTTFRPLIAACNGLANIIVRGLGIEPQEELRSARSAAELGSLVQSSANQGTLPGETARLIARSLNFGDRVAGHVMTPRTQIISVAETTSLADLLAASQASGHSRFPIASTAGGRQDVDDITHIVHVKKVFTVPVEDRPTTSVSVIASLVPQVPQSLNLEPLLALLRQRGPQMAVVIDEYGGTAGIVTLEDVVEELVGDVEDEHDAVTMRHPRTGATITVSARLRIDEATHVAPGFPLVSGPFDTLAGLLLHRLGRLAQPGDQVEVEGWTVMAATVDGHRIDTVTLTRPTSNAAADGENSP, from the coding sequence GTGTCCCGCACTCTGCTACCGCCTCGGGACGCCGTAGTGGCCCTGGCCCTCAGCGGTGTGGCCTGTGTCATCCTGCTCACGCTCGGCACCGCGTTGTTCGTGGCGGCCGAGTTCAGCCTGGTGGCGGCCGACCGCGCGGAACTGGACCTCGCCGCGAAGGCGGATGACCGGGCCGCGCAGCGAGCGCTGGCCGCGGTGCGCACGCTGTCCTTCCAGCTGTCGGGAGCCCAACTCGGCATCACGATCACCACGTTGCTGGTCGGCTTCCTCGCCGAGCCTTCCATCACCACGCTGCTGCGGCCGGCGCTGAGCGCGGCGGGCCTGCCCGAGGCGGCTGCTGACTTGCTGGGCGTCGTCGTGGCGCTGACCCTAGCCACGCTGCTGCAGATGGTACTGGGTGAACTCGTTCCCAAGAATTGGGCCATCGCGCGGCCCACGCCGGTCGCGCGCACCGTCGCCGCCCCGATGGCAGTGTTCACCACGACGTTCCGGCCTCTGATCGCGGCGTGCAACGGGCTGGCGAACATCATCGTCCGCGGCCTGGGAATCGAACCGCAGGAGGAGTTGCGCTCGGCGCGTTCGGCCGCTGAGCTCGGCAGTCTCGTGCAGAGTTCAGCGAACCAGGGCACGCTGCCCGGGGAGACCGCGCGGCTCATCGCCCGTTCGCTCAACTTCGGCGACCGCGTCGCCGGGCATGTCATGACTCCCCGGACCCAGATCATCAGCGTGGCCGAAACCACCTCCCTGGCAGACCTGCTCGCCGCCAGCCAGGCCTCAGGCCATTCCCGCTTTCCGATCGCCTCCACAGCTGGAGGCCGGCAGGACGTCGATGACATCACCCACATCGTCCATGTCAAGAAGGTCTTCACCGTTCCGGTCGAGGATCGCCCTACCACCTCGGTGTCGGTGATCGCTTCCCTTGTGCCGCAGGTTCCGCAAAGCCTGAACCTGGAACCGCTGCTTGCCCTGCTGCGCCAGCGCGGCCCCCAGATGGCGGTGGTCATCGACGAATACGGCGGCACCGCCGGCATCGTGACTCTCGAGGACGTCGTCGAAGAACTCGTCGGCGACGTCGAGGACGAGCACGACGCCGTGACGATGAGGCACCCCCGCACCGGCGCCACGATCACCGTCTCGGCGAGGCTGCGGATCGATGAGGCCACCCATGTCGCGCCCGGCTTTCCACTGGTCAGCGGACCCTTCGACACCCTGGCCGGCTTGCTGCTGCACCGGCTCGGCCGGCTGGCCCAACCCGGTGATCAGGTCGAGGTCGAGGGCTGGACGGTGATGGCGGCCACCGTGGACGGGCACCGCATCGACACCGTCACCCTCACCCGCCCGACCTCGAACGCCGCCGCCGACGGGGAGAACTCCCCATGA
- a CDS encoding AI-2E family transporter, producing the protein MFTRRSRSDTAPSVAEPAPVAAETTADHRRPATTGSTAVIERVGASVATWSLRLLLTAAALVVVAWVLGKLWDAVLPIVLGLLLASVLWPVTRLLRRFVPPAVAALLTLVGALGILAGLGAILVPQVSDEWPELTDAVAAGIEDLEEYVAGPPFNLDAAALSEYVDQAVERLQSNSGSIVGSVLSGVTTVGHLLVHGVLALVLCFFFLKDGPKFVPWLTRWVGPRAGRHLGELSVRSWGNLSGFIRAQAAVGLVDAVAIGIGLAILGVPFALPLAVLVFFGAFIPIIGAFVTGALAALVALVTNGLTSALIVVVLVLVVQQVEGHILQPILVGRALDLHAALVILAVTTGGALAGITGAFLAVPLVAVVVTMVRYAREQFLDRTEPSAAAPVPPPASDSTLDAVSTATTSATHTQLPPG; encoded by the coding sequence ATGTTCACCCGTCGATCTCGTTCAGACACAGCGCCTTCGGTAGCCGAACCGGCGCCGGTCGCGGCGGAAACGACGGCCGACCACCGCCGTCCTGCCACCACCGGATCGACCGCGGTCATCGAACGGGTCGGCGCGAGCGTGGCCACCTGGAGCCTGCGGTTGCTGCTCACCGCGGCAGCCCTGGTCGTAGTGGCATGGGTGCTCGGCAAGCTGTGGGACGCGGTGCTGCCGATCGTGCTCGGGCTGCTGCTCGCCTCGGTGCTCTGGCCCGTGACCCGCCTGCTGCGAAGGTTCGTCCCGCCGGCAGTGGCCGCACTGCTGACGCTGGTCGGCGCGCTGGGAATCCTGGCCGGCCTGGGAGCGATCCTGGTGCCCCAGGTCAGCGACGAGTGGCCCGAGCTCACCGACGCGGTGGCCGCCGGGATCGAAGACCTCGAGGAGTACGTCGCCGGCCCTCCGTTCAACCTCGACGCCGCGGCGCTGAGCGAGTACGTCGACCAGGCCGTCGAGCGGCTGCAGTCGAACTCCGGCTCGATCGTCGGCAGCGTGCTCAGCGGGGTCACCACCGTCGGCCACCTGCTGGTCCACGGGGTGCTCGCGCTGGTGCTGTGCTTCTTCTTCCTCAAGGACGGGCCGAAGTTCGTCCCCTGGCTCACCCGCTGGGTCGGCCCGAGGGCCGGTCGCCACCTGGGCGAGCTCTCGGTGCGCAGCTGGGGCAACCTGAGCGGGTTCATCCGGGCCCAGGCCGCCGTCGGGCTGGTCGACGCCGTCGCGATCGGCATCGGCCTGGCGATCCTGGGAGTGCCGTTCGCGCTGCCGCTGGCGGTGCTGGTGTTCTTCGGCGCCTTCATCCCGATCATCGGCGCCTTCGTCACCGGCGCGTTGGCCGCCCTGGTCGCGCTGGTCACCAATGGGCTGACCAGCGCCCTGATCGTGGTGGTCCTGGTACTGGTCGTGCAGCAGGTGGAGGGGCACATCCTGCAGCCGATCCTGGTCGGGCGGGCCCTTGACCTGCACGCGGCGCTGGTCATCCTGGCGGTCACCACCGGCGGCGCGCTGGCCGGCATCACCGGCGCCTTTCTCGCCGTTCCGCTGGTCGCCGTCGTGGTCACGATGGTGCGCTATGCCCGCGAGCAGTTTCTCGACCGCACCGAACCGTCCGCCGCCGCCCCGGTGCCGCCGCCCGCGTCTGACTCCACGCTCGACGCGGTGTCCACCGCGACGACCAGCGCGACGCACACCCAGCTACCGCCCGGCTAG
- a CDS encoding TerC family protein, with the protein MEASPLVWALTIAAIGGLLAFDFFFHVRKAHVPTLREAANWSALYVGLALLFGVGVLVFGGGAAGSEYFAGYVTEKALSVDNLFVFLIIMTSFRVPREDQQKVLLFGIVFSLIARTGFIFIGAALIKSFAWVFYLFGLVLLLTAGNLLKPEGEESHTADNFIIRLARKVFHTTDYYDGDKLFTVHEGKRAMTPMLLVMVAIGGTDILFALDSVPAIFGLTQNTFIVFTATAFSLLGLRQLFFLIDGLLDRLIYLSYGLAAILGFIGVKLILHALHENNVAFINDGEPVPVTEISTALSLTVIIGVLLVTVLASLLSPAGKAQNAITNARRHAGAYLDSEYTADPAERERIYRALLVERDQIIALGPKYRQKVRDEPALMELLERARASHDAAVARGEAVSSPAPPS; encoded by the coding sequence GTGGAGGCATCACCCCTCGTCTGGGCCCTGACGATCGCCGCGATCGGCGGGCTGCTGGCGTTCGACTTCTTCTTCCACGTCCGCAAGGCCCACGTCCCCACCCTGCGCGAGGCGGCGAACTGGTCGGCCCTCTACGTCGGACTGGCCCTGCTCTTCGGCGTGGGCGTCCTGGTCTTCGGAGGCGGCGCGGCGGGTTCGGAGTACTTCGCCGGCTACGTCACCGAGAAGGCGCTCTCGGTCGACAACCTCTTCGTCTTCCTGATCATCATGACCAGCTTCCGGGTGCCGCGTGAGGACCAGCAGAAGGTGTTGCTGTTCGGCATCGTCTTCTCGCTGATCGCGCGCACCGGCTTCATCTTCATCGGCGCGGCGCTGATCAAGTCCTTCGCCTGGGTGTTCTACCTCTTCGGCCTGGTCCTGCTGCTCACCGCCGGCAACCTGCTCAAGCCCGAGGGCGAGGAGTCACACACGGCCGACAACTTCATCATCCGGCTGGCCCGCAAAGTGTTCCACACCACCGACTACTACGACGGCGACAAGCTGTTCACCGTGCATGAGGGCAAGCGCGCGATGACCCCCATGTTGCTGGTCATGGTGGCCATCGGCGGCACCGACATCCTCTTCGCCCTGGACTCCGTCCCGGCCATCTTCGGGCTGACCCAGAACACCTTCATCGTCTTCACCGCCACCGCGTTCTCACTGCTCGGGCTGCGGCAACTGTTCTTCCTCATCGACGGGCTGCTGGACCGGCTCATCTACCTCTCCTACGGGCTCGCGGCGATCCTGGGCTTCATCGGCGTGAAGCTGATCCTGCACGCGCTGCACGAGAACAACGTGGCGTTCATCAACGACGGCGAGCCCGTGCCGGTGACCGAGATCAGCACCGCGCTCTCGTTGACGGTGATCATCGGCGTGCTGCTCGTCACGGTCCTGGCCTCCCTGCTCAGCCCCGCGGGCAAGGCCCAGAACGCCATCACCAACGCTCGCCGCCACGCCGGCGCCTACCTCGACAGCGAGTACACCGCCGACCCGGCCGAGCGCGAGCGCATCTACCGCGCGCTGCTGGTCGAGCGCGACCAGATCATCGCCCTGGGCCCGAAGTACCGCCAGAAGGTCCGCGACGAACCCGCCCTGATGGAACTGCTCGAACGTGCCCGCGCCAGCCACGACGCCGCGGTGGCCAGAGGAGAAGCCGTGTCCAGCCCCGCACCGCCTAGCTGA